The sequence ATGTGGAGAATTGGTTTGCAAAAGGTTGGCCAAGAAATGCATGACGAGAAGCGTTGGGATAATACTATATCAGCAATCATAGACATTTGCATTCAAAAGGAGGTTGCGtgtgaaaaacacagacatgacAGATTCGGAAAGCATGTCAGTGAAACATAAATTTCTATAACGTCTTCCtggaaaactagtcccgtccaaattaatattgtttttacacaacagttcaataaacaataagtTAATATTAATTTACTAACATTTTAATCACAATATCCATAgtgactgtcttttttttttgctcaaccAATAGAAAAGGATCCAAACGAAGTGGAATCACTGTTGTGCATTTCCTGGCAACACACAGTAGTGGTGTTTTATATGGTTCAGTGACTCCCTCATAGAGACTTTTTTTACATCATGTAGTATGAATTTAACCCAGACACACTGTAACCGTCATGTTGttattgtcatgtgacctaccagTGTCAGCTGCAATGCTTtactgccattcacaaatcctcttCTATTGCCTGATTAGATTGTAGAGTCCTTCAGATGTGTACTTCAGTTTGTGTTTTTCAGATGCAACTAttcacttgtttcattcctgaatgaattagtaattttttaaaagaattgcTCTAGTGAATGTTTTAATTGACTCACTCATAATGTCAGTAACTTGTTTTCTACCTGAATggatcagtgtttttgaatgaatcacttGATTCAATTATTTAATGACTCTTCATATAGTCAGTTCCTTGTTTAATTTCTAAATGATTCAgcgtttttttaattaattgctcAAATGGGTGATTcattgactcactcataaagacattcCTTTGTTTCATTCATGAATAAATGAGCATTTTTGACAAATCGCTTGAGTTAATGATTCGACACTTCTCACTTTTGCCACTTACTGTAACTTGCTGTAAAACACACTGAAAAATTCCCGCTACtactgaactaaaaaaaagagaaaatgccgAAAAGGATTTAATAAAAGAAGTATGGAATTTTTCCAAATTCCTGTTATCTTGTCTCtttgcctttctttttttttttctttctgctatTATGGGGTTATTGTTCACTACAGTGAAGATTTATGACTTGTGTCATTGGGGCAGATTCTAAAGCCTCTGTCATCCTGTCTCTCACAGAAGACTGTGAGGTCAAATGGTGGTCAGACAAGAGCCGTACATGATTTCAGGGTCAGAGTTACTTCTTTCCAAGATGTTAGTGTGGTGGCCTGCTGAATCCGTCACAGCGGATGAATGGATCTGGTGGGATATTGAGATTATGATGAATGGGCCTAGAGTTGAAGACAGATGCATCATGGCTTTCATCTTGAAGTGCAGCACTGTGTTTTACAGAAGCATTGTCATTACATGTGGAGGGAGAATTTGAGCAGTTTTCTTTTGTCATTTCTACACTAGCTCAACAACTGGCTTATATGCTGCTAATGTGGTGACTTACAGACAGGATAATACCCACAAAGATGAGAGAGGTTTTGTTCATGGAATAATACAAAGAAAGTAAGATTAATTGAAGATGAATGTGCACGTTCTGTATTCTGTTAATGGTCCGTCTATGTGCGTGTACAGTAATAAAGTGGTATTCATATTTGGTTAATAATTAAGGCGTTTTCAAGGCAGAGCTGTATTTATATTTCTCGGagattctgttttttcttcttccagaAATCTGTGCAGTTATGGTTCTGCAGTAACCCAAAGCACTTAATTTACCAATtgtatttgaatatgtatttcttttttgtaGACAAAATTTTCATCCTTTAAAGTTGAGTTGACTACAATGACATCATCATATATAATTCAAATTAGCTTTTCACTTTTCATGAACAGGACAGTTGAAAGGAGACAGGAAACATTGGGAGAGGAGTGAAGGGAACAGAACCTGGAACTGGTACTCCTGCATGGGGTTGCCTGAGGTCCAGCTGTGCAAAGTGCTGCCCACAAACTATGGCTCTGACAACATCATCATCAGCATACAGCATTTTCATACAGGATGTGACTGAGGAAAAGATGATGCATGATGCACTTAAACCATACAAAAAGCTAAAACTTAATCTTACCTAAACCTTTAAAACTATTGGTTTAATATGTATATccttctatattattattattatttttttttttttttttttttttttgtagtggcaTCAGTTCAGCTTCAAGGCCTTCAGaaattaaaaggggtcatatgatatgaTTTAAATTGAgtttgttacaagctcttggtgcataaagaagatctgtaaagttacaaagactaatgtctcaaatccaaagagacattctttataaaagttaagagtcaaccacatcctcctaaaacggctcattctaacacgccgcAATGTCTACGTCATTGtgtgagaagatttgcataatgccgcccaaatttttgagcagtgtagagtagtgcttcttctttgttgtttctccaatcacTAATGCAGACTGGCAAATCAGAGCACACCtagcttttcagactgatgagctttgtaaaaatcgacatgTTTTAGAAAGACcaggcatagaggacctacaataatgtacattatgtggaaaataatgtgttttttgaaccttaaaccacataaacaaattgcattacatcaaatacacaaaataatgttcttttagcaatgtaatatgacccctttaagaaactTATGATAGAGTTGTTATTTTGTATTGtgtctgttttattgtattttctgtgCTGATATTGATTGTAATCAACAGCCTGTGAAAGCATattgacaaaaataatttttgtgtgtgCACGCACTAttgagtgtgtgtttcattttagttttaaaagagAAGGGGGAATGTGACAGTTGTTGCCAAGGCAACCACCTCACACACTTACATGAACATTTTCACCTGGGCGTGTAACAAAAGCACAAATAGGTGAACCTCTAAGATGAATCTTTAAAGGGCTACTGATTTCTGCTTGATGGTGAGGGGTCTGCCATAGACAAAAAGTCATCACGTGAGGTCATCTCTGGCTTTTAACAACTGTCCTGTTCCTCCATCTTAATCTTCTTTTCCCCTCTTACCCTTTtctttgcattcatttttgatcaaagctcaatcataatttttcttcCTCTGTCTCCCAGCTGGCGACATGGGATTCTGATCGTGGGCTGAACGGCAGTCTGAGGGAGAACCGGGCTGAGCATGGCATGCAAGGAATTACTCTGAAAGTGGTGACCTTACTGGTGCGTATTTCACTAAATGTTATTCAGCTCCCCTAAGTACAATCAGTGTCTTGCTGATGTCAGATTACTCTTACAGTCACTGTAGCATAAAAAGCATGACATGATTTACATACAGTAAGTAGGACATGTTCATGGAATAACATTTCTGTAAAGCAATCATTTCTGATCCCCCTAAAAACTATTTCTGATGAAAGAATGTTGTTTAAGACACTAACCCCATTCCTAAGCTTAACTGCCATCTTAATActaatatcaaatatcaaatctGACTGGTAGATAGGAATGTAATTCCAGGAATATGATTCAAACAAATATGTATAGATTGAATAGTAGGAGCTTCATTCcagaaataacaaataattttccAGGAATGTGTCTTACATGTtcaaagagatagttcacccaaaaatgaaaattctgtcattaattactcaccctcatgtcattccaaacccgtaagaccttcattcatctaaaattaattaatatattaattttaacactaattaatatatttttgatgaaatccaagagctttctgagccTGCATAGACAGGTATGCAACTGATACGttaaaggcccagaaaggtagtgaggacattgttaaaatactccatgtggcatcagtggttcaactgtaatattataaagctacgagaatactttttgtgtgcaaagaaaaacaaaattaacaactttaTTAACCCATTTAAatccaaaatatcaaacatgtttgataataaTCGGGGCTGCCCCGATTTGTGTGCGAACAGATCGGGAGGTGCCAGATTGGATCGGTGAATGCCTAACATTACCAGATAATCTGCACCAAACATCGGGACAGATCGAGGTGCTCGACAAGATGTTTGCTCCGATTCTCGGGAGGGGGAAATCGGGGCTaaaaatcctgtagtgtgagccaggcTTTAGTCTATGCCAGTGTTTTTTGCCCCACTTATATGCCCAGCTATAATTTTATAACAATTTTTATGATAAGatatttaattctaaaatatgtccaactatttttacaaatgtaatcaaATTGAATTGAAATCAGAATCGAATTGAAAGCTTGGTACTGGAATATATCATGGATCACAGTGACATTTGTTGACCAATCTTCTCATAAACACTATACTGTATGATACCACATGGTCGCGCTGTGTGGTTTTTGTATTGTCTCTCATTAGACATCAGTATTTTTGTCATGCAGACTTTCGATGGCTTTCTTCAGGGATTCCTTTGGGGTTTGATCTTTATTTATTCTGCACTATCTCTGTTGTGGTCTCTCTAAATACAATTACAGTGCAGCAGCTTGAGTCTCAGATATTTCATCTGTCTGTATTTGAGTGCACAGGGGCTGTTTCACGAACAGTCAATCTTGTTTGGTGGCAATATGCCTTACTGCAAATTGCCCAGGTGAATTTAAAAAGGTAATTTCTGTCTGATGAGGCATTGCACGCTTCCCTGGCCATGGTGTAATAGGTCGGCTGAAACACTTCATTTACATTAACCTGAGACCAAAGGGTCCCGGCTTTCACTGGTAAAAGTCTTATGTCAGCCAATGGTTTGAATGTGACAGAAAACCAATCTGACCACAGTCTGAACAGATGGATTCACCACATAAATAAGGTTTGCAATCAATATCAAATCTTTTATTTGCAGAAATATGTCAAGACTTTATTAGTCAGACTGTTCTTTGCTTCCCCTTCAAATGAGTAAATGATAAGATGCAATCTAAATCTGTCTGACACTAACGGCAAATAATAGCTATGTCAGCTCTGAAGCCTGTCCATAACTGTCAAGATGCTCCTGCGGGAGATACATGTGAATTGTGGGAAATCTATTCTAATGCCATtgtttgaaaacatttgaaaattattCCTCTTGTATATATTgagaacaagtaaaaaaaaaaatgtgggatgGATGCCtgatcattcaaaagtttgggcttagtaaacattattattattattatttatttttttttttttttacattttattaagcaAGGGGTTCATCAAATTGAGTGAAAGTTACACTAAAGACGTATAGAATCTTAAattgcccctattatgggtaatgattTTGATTTTGGTTTTGGAAGTCCACAACAACAGCCTGACATGcttgcaaggtcaaaaaacactttcatttttttaaaatatgcatttatttttatttattttttttatttattttttttggcaacaacTCCCAAATGATTTGTTTAACGATTCAAtattccaaacccctcctttgcgtgACCCTAAACTGCGGTGATTCGTCTAATGAACCAGTCTGTTGTGAGTGGTCTACTGTGTGCAGCATGTCAATAACAGAATGCCCATCATCATTACTTATTCCACAGCTTGGTGGTAAACACCAAAACAGCCATCGTATTTGTGTTAGCCCAGTGCAGAAACATATAGATAAAGCACAGTTTGTACATAAACTTTATACATGgaaaggtaattttcaaaaatccataataggggcactttcaCAATATGccacaaaagatttgtatttcgaataaatgttcttttgaactttttgcaCACCGCCTGTTTTTGACActcataataataagaaccaatcagcatattataatgatttctgaaggattgtgtaacACTTTATCTTGGCCATCAgagaaataaactacattttaaaatatattaaaatagaatacacTCATTTTGAATACTAATAATCttcaaaaatattactgttttaactttatatttgatcaaatatgcagccttggtaagcataacatacttcaaaaacaaattttcacacccccaaacttttgaatggtagtgcttGTGTTGACAGAACAAGCATGTTCATCCTTTCATCACTGCTTAATTTAGTTCCAAATCAGGTTTCcaaagtataaaataattaaataaataaacaagtgaaTAAAATGAACCCCTGCATTTCTCTGTTGTCTTCAGGAGGAGCCGTTCGTAATGGTGGCAGAAAACATTCTAGGTCAGCCCAAAAGATATAAGGGATTTTCCATAGATGTTCTAGACACCCTGGCCAAAATTCTGGGCTTTAAGTATGAAATCTATCAAGTGGCTGATGGGAAATATGGCTCTCCTCAGGCCAATGGGTCTTGGAATGGACTGATTGGAGAACTAATAGGGAAGGTGAGATTCACATTCATAAAGACTATTCCATATGTTACTTGTATGTGAAACTGTGTATTCATATTAGTCATTTCATTGTTACCTACTTTAGGCCCATATGGTTGGCATTGCACTTATTTTATTCTAACTTGTATAAGTGTACTGTCACTTATACAGGTGTATTATCTCACAAAGCatgttcatttattactattCAGAGGGCAGATGTGGCTATTTCAGCCATCACCATCACTCCTGATCGAGAGAATGTAGTGGACTTCAGTAAACGTTACCTGGATTATTCTGTGGGAATCCTAATGACTAAAACAGAAGAGAGACTCAACATCTTCTCCTTGCTGGCACCGTTTGACCTAGCGGTGTGGGCCTGCATTGCTGCTGCCATTCCTGTGGTGGGTGTCATGGTCTTTCTGCTCCGACGCATCCAGTCTGTCCGCTCCCAGAATCCTCCTGGGCCCCACCAGCCTGCTTCTGTCACGACATCTTTCCAGAGTGCCATCTGGATCGTCTACGGAGCCTTTGTACAGCAAGGTGAGTTGGGTCACGTCACGTGAACATGAGAGATGAGTTATTGCTGAATAGTCACCTTACTTGGATGGTGCAATCAGTTGCTGACATTCTCGTCTACAGGAGCACAACTATTACAGCGTTATAATACTCTTATTTTAGGAAAATATCTTTTCAGCGGAATATATAGTTCTTCAAATGTTTCTTAAGTACAAGTAACAGCACTAGAGACAATCCCTAGAGTCCTACATTTTGACTAtttgacaaaatatattattcCGTAAGAAGTCTACAACTCACTATTAACAGCTGCATGTGCCTAAAGGCACCTATGAAGAAAGGAGCGAATGTGTTTTGTTGAGGTTTGAAATAAATTGCTGCACTTTTCCGTTCTGCACACTCTGGGAATCTTGTCAGTACCAGGCTGATTCTAAGTGTCTCCATGCGCTTTCAGATGTAGCAAGTTAGACCAAGATGCAAGCAATTTACAGCAGCTGCTGAATgacatttacttgtttattttttttctacagctGTTTGCCAATTTGTAATTATAAGCCTTGAGCACATAAATTgataatgaaacacacagcaagtAATTATAAAAACAGGTTGTGCATTTGGGTcacctttttaaataaacatttacttatCACTTATGAAGGACAATCATATGATAGCAGGTGCACTATACTGTTCAAATTATGTCAGGCCTCCTAGTAGCATGcctcattaaaaaataacacatCACGAATAAACAGCTCTGCTGAATAAGTGTTAGGAGCCTTGAAGGCATAGTTCACGCAATAATTTCTTTTTTGCATGAACTTTCCCTGTATGAGCAAGGACAGTTTTAGCTTGTTGTCCATCATCAGTCCATTCATGCAGACAGATGGACTAGAGACACACTTCTGTgcaatttatttgaaagaaatacttttattcagcaaggatgcaatgacgacagtaaagacatttataatgttacaaaagatttatatttttaataaatgctgtccttctgAATTGTCTATTCATCAGATGATACTggggaaaaaatacaataagGAAAATATTAGGCAGAACAAACattaagaagattttttttttcttgaacagcaaatcaacatattagaatgattctgaatgatcatgtgacacgtAACGCTGGGGTAATggtgctgagaattcagctttgttgttacaggaatacattttaaattatgttaaatatatatatatatatatatatatatatatatatatatatatatatatatatatatatatatatataattcaaaatattacagttttactatattttgataaaataaatgcagccttggtgaacataagaggcttctttcaagaacattaaaaaatcttatcgACCATAGACGAATGATAGAAGCCATTTGATATAAAGCTATATTTCTAGCCATATATAAATTTGTCATATTTTCCTTTGCCCTAAAATACATGCtactatattttaaatgcaactaatcattaattaaaagatttgTAACTATATTATGAAATACACTAACTTGTGTGGAGGTGCATGTTTagaacaaaaattattaaaatataaaaattttatgtcTGGGCATATAAAAAAAGCACAagcattttattaagttttagctCGGGAGGTTAAATTTGAAACAAGCCTTATAATGAGCGTGGTTGCCCACTTAACCTTTAACCTTTCCAATTACAGACTCTTTGGATATTATTTAGGCTTAAAGGGACATTTCAGTTCTCAGATCATTTGGCTCAGTACCAAAAAAAACGCACTGCCCCTAACGAACTCAACTGAGCATGGTAGCGCCAGATCTTTTCCCTCGCCGTTTTATTCTCACTGTCTCTGTGTCAGTGATGACATTTCCAAGGCTGTGTGCGCTGGAGAGGAATATTGTGTTGACATTT is a genomic window of Carassius auratus strain Wakin unplaced genomic scaffold, ASM336829v1 scaf_tig00009644, whole genome shotgun sequence containing:
- the LOC113072609 gene encoding glutamate receptor ionotropic, delta-1-like, producing VSSLYLYDSVLMLANAFYRKLEDRKWHSMASLNCMRKSTKPWNGGWSMLDTIQKGRISGLTGLMDFRSNGANSHVQFEILGTSYSETFGKDVKRLATWDSDRGLNGSLRENRAEHGMQGITLKVVTLLEEPFVMVAENILGQPKRYKGFSIDVLDTLAKILGFKYEIYQVADGKYGSPQANGSWNGLIGELIGKRADVAISAITITPDRENVVDFSKRYLDYSVGILMTKTEERLNIFSLLAPFDLAVWACIAAAIPVVGVMVFLLRRIQSVRSQNPPGPHQPASVTTSFQSAIWIVYGAFVQQGGESLMSSVALRIAMGSWWLFTLIVCSSYTANLAAYLTVTRMDNAVRTFQDLSKQTELRYGTVRDSAVFE